The proteins below are encoded in one region of Apostichopus japonicus isolate 1M-3 chromosome 22, ASM3797524v1, whole genome shotgun sequence:
- the LOC139963589 gene encoding U3 small nucleolar ribonucleoprotein protein IMP3-like produces the protein MRKLKYHEKKLLKKVDFISWEVDNNLHEVKVMRKYHIQKREDYTKYNKLSRHVRVLSEKIKQLEPKDPYRIQATSQLLDKLYKMGLIATKSNLENSMKVTASSFCRRRLPVVMVRLHMAQTVKNAVEYIEQGHVRVGPELVLDPAFLVTRNLEDFVTWTDTSKIRKHIMEYNQERDDFDFF, from the exons ATGAGAAAATTGAAGTATCACGAGAAGAAACTTCTCAAGAAAGTTGATTTTATTTCTTGGGAAGTGGATAACAACCTTCATGAAGTGAAGGTAATGAGAAAATACCACATCCAGAAACGAGAAGACTACACAAA GTATAATAAGCTCAGTCGCCATGTACGAGTCCTTTCAGAAAAGATCAAACAATTAGAGCCCAAGGATCCATACAGAATCCAAGCAACCTCTCAGCTTCTAGATAAATT GTACAAGATGGGCCTAATTGCAACAAAGAGTAACTTGGAAAACAGTATGAAAGTCACAGCCTCGTCGTTCTGTCGAAGGAGACTCCCCGTGGTCATGGTTCGGTTACACATGGCCCAGACGGTGAAGAATGCTGTGGAGTACATTGAACAGGGACACGTCCGGGTCGGTCCAGAGTTAGTCCTTGATCCTGCTTTTTTGGTGACACG AAATTTGGAAGACTTTGTGACTTGGACAGACACATCCAAAATCAGGAAGCACATCATGGAATATAACCAAGAG CGGGATGACTTTGACTTCTTTTGA
- the LOC139963588 gene encoding uncharacterized protein, which translates to MLQTPNKNSQLVAWLQEQQKPHRLREVMAKERHLEFIKHAEERGYLLSPSKGFLREQYSSDEGISSIEDILQVQLSNMRLKDVGDVGFCRNLRYCSLPGNYITNFEALKTCESLVRLDLHDNQISTLPGPKFWQCLPELKVLYLHNNSVGRLSCLQNLGSSPNLQILTLFDTPISLKKSYRHHVVNSIFTLKALDFHVISDEEIIEDAEFGSHFSAMHSFFQYNPLLNLKKERSIRKETETVRHILLQVSLIQAKHSPVIIIQRYIRGFLGRCRAKRLVANRIWAAVAIQRYWRKYKGYKYASKKLKKRLASGKGAKKASTPVEPKIVDEMSTLPAPSHEKSSIPSTTNREADLAVRSKLDYDTYMKNRRPGSISPGLQSLDNQRFGMTPLDRPQVAIVQNLDRNTPSPTGRIRANIMIDLTKLESAHQLVPIQSSISGIHQMGSPAQVMVPNSSGLLQPQDIEKDANKLKAELSGSTPKKQRPVTVYEMLGPQVDRNLSRETEDSWEEESPPIKFRIAGLKSVLHRGDLTQNLLIERRETGKDIRSAHRDVIDNIPRPKPLIKRKKKPNANQRLFARMQGTMGMASLRAVQQAYKDRDNAEDTAERSDYVLALREQRDDRRERRYSYMEEKRLAVLQRRDQDVCDIADALKQRATLQLEELEKAKERRLKREDRTKSLNQEKLFASDFNGQQSSISKALLKHDRHLIKSELLRTKDRIVEREREYQKSQAELVQRYLEHRKLMRQAQVAVERAALDSKMLQEANDRLLQSQGRVLNQKQKQKTMQAFYPLPKSATDPVLSAVTQEGKPNRFETLISMYDGRVGSHPAVLGQY; encoded by the exons atgttacaaactcCAAACAAGAACTCCCAGCTCGTGGCATGGCTGCAAGAACAGCAGAAACCCCATCGTCTTCGAGAAGTCATGGCAAAAGAACGCCACTTAGAGTTCATAAAACACGCAGAAGAGAGAGGCTACCTATTGTCTCCTTCTAAAGGTTTTCTCCGAGAGCAGTATAGTTCGGACGAAGGCATTTCTAGCATCGAAGATATTCTTCAAGTGCAGTTGTCAAATATGCGATTAAAAGATGTCGGTGATGTTGGATTCTGTAGGAATCTACGATACTGCAGCCTCCCAGGGAATTATATTACAAACTTTGAGGCTTTGAAAACGTGTGAAAGTCTCGTTCGACTAGACTTGCACGACAACCAG ATCTCAACTTTACCGGGTCCAAAGTTTTGGCAGTGTCTTCCCGAGTTGAAGGTTCTGTACCTTCATAACAACAGCGTCGGTCGTTTGTCCTGTTTGCAGAACCTGGGGTCATCACCAAACCTTCAAATATTGACTCTGTTTGATACTCCGATCAGTTTGAAGAAGAGTTACAGACATCATGTTGTTAACAG tattTTTACACTGAAAGCTCTCGACTTCCATGTTATTTCTGATGAAGAGATTATCGAAGATGCGGAATTTGGGAGTCATTTTAGTGCAATGCATAGCTTCTTCCAGTATAACCCTCTTCTCAACTTAAAGAAG gaGAGAAGCATAAGAAAAGAAACGGAAACCGTCCGTCACATTCTACTCCAAGTTTCCCTGATTCAAGCCAAGCACTCTCCAGTCATAATCATCCAGAGATATATTCGAGGTTTCCTGGGAAGATGTAGAGCCAAGCGATTGGTTGCCAACAGAATCTG GGCGGCTGTAGCAATCCAGCGATACTGGAGGAAATATAAGGGTTACAAATATGCATCcaagaaattgaagaaaagaTTGGCTTCTGGAAAAGGTGCTAAAAAGGCTTCAACTCCAGTTGAACCTAAAATTGTAGATGAGATGTCTACACTTCCAGCTCCATCTCATGAAAAGTCTTCCATCCCATCCACTACCAACAGAGAGGCAGATTTGGCTGTGAGGAGCAAACTGGACTATGACACCTACATGAAGAACAGACGTCCAGGTTCCATCTCCCCCGGTCTTCAATCACTTGACAATCAACGGTTCGGCATGACACCTCTGGACAGACCTCAG GTGGCAATTGTTCAGAATCTCGATAGAAACACTCCCTCACCGACGGGAAGAATCAGGGCAAATATCATGATTGACCTCACAAAGCTGGAATCCGCACATCAGCTGGTACCGATTCAATCGTCTATCTCCGGAATACATCAGATGGGGAGTCCTGCTCAAGTGATGGTCCCGAACAGCTCTGGTCTCCTTCAGCCGCAGGACATCGAGAAAGATGCAAATAAACTTAAAGCAGAATTGAGTGGATCTACACCAAAGAAACAAAGACCTGTCACAGTTTATGAGATGTTAGGACCACAGGTTGACAGGAATCTCAGTCGAGAAACAGAAGATAGTTGGGAGGAAGAAAGTCCACCGATTAAATTTCGCATCGCCGGGCTTAAATCGGTGCTCCATCGCGGCGACCTGACTCAAAACCTGTTGATCGAAAGACGAGAGACCGGTAAAGATATCAGGTCGGCTCACAGGGACGTCATCGATAATATTCCGCGACCGAAACCGCTCatcaaaaggaaaaagaaaccCAATGCTAATCAGAGATTGTTTGCTAGAATGCAAGGGACCATGGGTATGGCTTCATTGAGGGCGGTACAGCAGGCATACAAAGACAGGGACAACGCAGAGGATACGGCAGAAAGATCGGACTACGTCTTAGCGTTGCGGGAACAGAGAGACGACCGGAGGGAGAGAAGGTACTCGTATATGGAAGAAAAGCGTCTAGCGGTACTGCAGAGGAGGGACCAAGACGTGTGCGACATAGCCgatgcgttgaaacaacggGCCACCCTTCAGCTGGAGGAACTAGAGAAAGCCAAGGAGAGGAGACTGAAAAGAGAGGACAGAACCAAATCTTTAAATCAAGAGAAGTTATTTGCATCCGATTTCAACGGCCAACAGTCTTCCATCTCCAAGGCTCTGTTGAAACACGACCGGCATTTGATAAAGAGCGAACTGTTACGGACCAAGGACAGAATCGTGGAGAGGGAACGGGAATACCAGAAGAGTCAAGCGGAGCTCGTCCAGAGATATTTGGAGCACCGGAAACTGATGAGGCAAGCCCAAGTGGCGGTGGAAAGAGCAGCCTTGGATTCCAAGATGCTACAAGAGGCGAACGATCGGTTACTCCAATCGCAGGGCAGGGTCCTAAAtcagaaacaaaagcaaaagaCCATGCAGGCTTTTTACCCTCTGCCGAAGAGTGCCACCGATCCCGTCCTTTCGGCCGTGACCCAGGAAGGGAAACCGAACCGATTTGAAACTCTCATTTCTATGTACGATGGGAGGGTTGGCAGCCACCCTGCAGTTCTTGGTCAATATTAA